The stretch of DNA ACAATATTATTTTCTCTCGTCCAACAGCATGTTCAGCTTTACCTATTTGAAGGATCTTTAACAGAGGTGAAAGGGTTCGAACATTTAAAAGGAACGAAGCCCCGTGGCTACAGTTCACAAGGACCCACGTGGGATGATGTACCTGGTATAGGCGGTTCCAAATTAGTACTTGCAAAAATTGGCCATAGTAATATAGGTCAAGGTCACGGTTCAATTAATTTGGAATTACACGAATTAGCTCATTCTATTGATCGTTTCGTTTATGGTAACGTTAGATATAACGAAGATTTTATTAAAATATGGAAAAAAGAGGCGCCCATCTTATTTCCTAATCAAACTTATTTTTTACATTTCATAGAGGAGTATTTTGCAGAAACATTTGCGATGTACTATTTAAATGAACAAACAAACGAACATTTACTTAATTTAGCCCCTTTAACACATAAATTTTTCGAAGATTCTACTAATATTAAAAACTCTATGAATTTATCTATTTATTATTAATTAGCATTTCGTCTACTGCGAGATGCTTTTTTTTGATAGAATATAATAATGAATTAAGTAATGTGATGAAAGGTGAATGAAATGAAACAATATCTAGATTTATGTGAACATATTTTACAAAATGGAACAAAAAAAGAAGACCGGACAGGAACGGGGACAATTTCTACATTTGGATACCAAATGAGGTTTAATTTACAAGAAGGTTTTCCTCTAGTCACTACTAAAAAGCTTCATTTACGATCTATTATTCATGAATTGCTTTGGTTTTTAAAAGGGGATACAAATATAGCTTACTTAAAAGATAATGGTGTTAGAATTTGGAATGAATGGGCAGATGAAAATGGTGATTTAGGTCCAGTTTATGGTTACCAATGGCGTTCTTGGCCAACTTCAACTGGCGAATCAATCGATCAAATTACAAATCTTATTCATCAAATTAAAACAAACCCAGATTCTAGAAGATTAATAGTAAGTGCATGGAATGTTGAACATGTTGATTCCATGGCATTGCCTCCATGTCACACAATGTTCCAATTTTATGTAGCAGACGGTAAGTTATCTTGTCAATTGTATCAACGTTCAGCTGATGTATTTTTAGGTGTTCCTTTCAATATTGCCTCTTATGCTTTACTTACTTTAATGGTGGCGCAAGTTTGCGATCTAGAACCAGGAGATTTTGTTCATACATTAGGGGATGCTCATATATATACGAACCATATTGACCAAGTAAAATTACAGTTGGAAAGAGAACCAAGACCGCTTCCAAAAATGAACATTAATAAAGAAGTAACATCGATTTTTGATTATAAGTTTGAAGATTTTACACTAGAGGATTACGATCCACATCCACATATTAAAGGGGTAGTAAGCGTATGATTCAATTTATTGTAGCGTATGACCGAAATAAAGTTATCGGTAAGGATAATGATTTACCTTGGCGCTTACCTGCAGATCTTGCTTATTTTAAACGAATAACGATGGGGTCTACTATCGTTATGGGAAGAAAGACTTTCGAATCAATTGGTAAACCTTTGCCGGGAAGACGAAACGTTATCGTAACAAAACAAAAAGACTATAACGTTGACGGATGTGAAGTGATTCATTCCATTGATGAAATACAAAAGTGGAATGAAGACTGTTTTGTAATAGGGGGCGCTTCCATTTTTGAACAAGCTATGCCAATAGCTGATCGTTTATTTATTACTTATATTGATGAAGAGTTTGAAGGAGATACTTTGTTTCCTCCTATAGATATAAGTAACTGGTCTTTAATATCAGAAGAAAAAGGGCCGAAAAATGAGAAAAACCCTTACGATTATTATTTTCAAGTTTATAAAAGAAACAGCCATTAAGGAGTAACATTTATGTCCTTATTAAGAACAGTTTGGTGGTTTATTTTCTTTTTTGGGTATTTACTTTACAGTTTACCTACTTTAAAGAAATTAAAAAAATTACCACATACTCTAACAGAAGAAGAGAAAAGAGAAATTACACATCGTTTACCAAAAAATTGGGCTAAAAATTTAGTTCAACTAACGCGTACAAAAGTGTCCGTTTCTGGCGAAGATAATATTCCACCTGGACCAGTGTTACTCGTTAGTAACCATCAAGGGAACTTTGATGTACCAATTTTATTAGGGTATATAAATAAACCATTTGGATTTATATCAAAAATTGAAGTAAAAAAAATCCCGCTAATCTCCCGTTGGATGGAAGTGATGGAATGTGTATTTTTAGACCGCACTGACAGAAGAAAGGCGATAATGTCGATAAGAGACGGTGTTGAGAAAATGAAAGCCGGTAATTCAATTGTTCTATTTCCTGAAGGTACAAGAAGTAAAGGTTCGAAGATGAATGAATTTAAAACCGGTGGTTTACGTCTAGCAATTGATAGTAAAGTACCAATTGTCCCAATCAAAATTTCTGGTTCCTACGTTATAATGGAAAAGAGTAAATGGGGCTTTCAACCAGGGAACGTATCAGTAGTAATTGGAGAACCGATCACTTTACCTGAAGGGAAAATTGATTCAAAAGAATTAGCGGTACAATTACAAAATGTAATAGAACAATTAAAATAAACTCGTCACTAGGCGAGTTTATTTTTACAGTCAATTTTTTGAAAAGAGGGAAAGTTATGATTAAAATTATTAAAGGTGCTGACGTATATACGCCTTCATACATAGGAAAAAAAGATGTATTAATTGTTGGAGGAAAAATTGAAGCTGTTGAAGAAGAAATAATAGTTGAATCGAACTGTGCTCAAATAGAAGTTATTAATGGTTTTGACCAATATTTAGTTCCTGGTTTTATTGACGCACATGTTCATATAATGGGAGGCGGTGGAGAAGGAAGCTATCGCACTAGAACTCCAGAAACGACCTTAACTGACGCAACGACTAGTGGGATAACAACTGTTGTCGGAGTAATCGGGACAGACGGCACTACTCGAACAATGGCTTCTTTACTAGCAAAATGTCGAGCGTTAGAAGAAGAAGGTATCACAAGTTATATTTATACAGGTTCTTATCAAGTTCCTGTGAAAACATTAACAGACACCATTGAGAACGACTTAATTTTAATTGATAAAATTATCGGAAGTGGAGAAATCGCAATAGCTGACCATCGTTCTTCACAGCCTACATTTGAAGAGATGGCGAAAATTGCATCTGCGTCACGAATCGGTGGGATGCTCTCAGGAAAAAGCGGTATTGTTAATATTCATGTCGGAGCAGGAAAATCTAAACTAAGCTTGTTAGAAAAAGTTGTTGATGAAACGGATATACCTATTACACAATTTTATCCTACTCATATTAATCGTAATCGAGAAGTATTTGAAGAGGGAGTACGTTGGGCTTTAAAGGGAGGTTATGTAGATTTTACGACTAGTACCGTTCAACGTTTCCTTTCAAATGGAGAAGTAAGTTGTGCTACTGCATTAAGTGAAATGTTGAAAGCAGGTGTATCTCTTGACCAAATTACATTTACTTCTGATGCACAAGGAAGTTTGCCAGAATTTAACGAAAATGGAGATCTCATTGGGCTTCAAGTTGGTAAATTAAGTTCCCTTTTTGAAGCTGTAAAAAAAGCGGTAGTTGACTATAATATCCCGTTAGAACAAGCGCTCGCAGTCATTACTAAAAATCCAGCAAAAATCTTAAAGCTGAACAATAAGGGAGAAATACAGAAAGGAAAAGATGCAGATTTACTATTATTAGACAAAAATTTAACTATTATGTCTGTAATAGCAAAAGGGAATGTCATGATAAAAGACAAACACATTATTAAGAAGGGGACTTTCGAATAATTTGACTCATTATGTCAATTGAAAACGATTTATATTTTTTATTCTTTATCGTATAATGGAATCAAACGGGTAAAAAATGAGGATTGATATTTTGCTATGGAAAAGCCTAGAGTTCACAAATGAAGTTGGACAGAAGGTAAAAGTCACAGAAATTCCAGTATTGGAGGACGATAGCACGTATCATTTTATGGTAGCCGGAAAACTGCAAATTTTTCTTACTAAAATAATGAGAGAAACTACGCCAAAGGCCTACTATTCTTTTCGTGAATATTTAAAATCTGTACTAAAATGGCCAGTATATTGCCAAATTGTACAAAAAGACGAGATGAAAAGTAATGTATAATTATCTTTGAATATGTTACTATTGGGACAGGTAAGAAAGCCTGTTTCTTTTTTTGTTATTTTGGGTAAGAAATAATATAAGATTGAATGGAAAATATAATATTAAATATTTATTCATTTTATATTAGCGGAATTTGATTTAGGGAAGTGAAGAATTTGTCAAAAGTGAAAATAGTAACCGATTCTACAGTAGATATTGAACAATCAATTTTAAGTCGCTTACAAATAGAGGTTGTTCCTTTAACGATAACGATAGATAAAGAATCGTATGAAGATCGAATTGATATTAGCCCTCCTGAGTTTATGCAGAAAATGGCTACTTCGGAAGAACTCCCAAAGAGCTCTCAACCTTCTGTAGGTAAATTCGTTGATGTTTACAATCGACTAGGTGAAGATGGAAGCTCTATTATTTCTATACATATGACTGGCGGAATGAGTGGAACTGTTGCGTCAGCAGAAACTGCTGCTAATATTTCCGAAGCTGATGTAACAGTAATTGACTCTAGATTTATTTCTTTTGCTCTTTCATTCCAAGTAGTAGAAGCTGCTCAAATGGCTCTTGATGGAAAAACAAAGGAAGAGATAATTAATCAAATAGAAAAAATACGGAATAAAACCCAATTGTTTATTACGGTTGATACGCTCGATAACTTAGTAAAAGGTGGCAGAATAGGTCGCGGAAAAGCGTTAATTGGTTCACTGTTAAACATTAAACCAATTGCTTCTCTCGATGACGGTGTATATACTCCTGTAACAAAAGTTAGAAGTCATTCACAAATTGTAAAGTTTTTAACAAAAAGATTTGTAGAAGATACAACCGGAAAGGTCATAAAGGGAGTAGGAATTGCACACGCAAGTGCATTGCCATTAGCCGAAGCCATTAAAGAGTCAATTATTAAAGCAACAGGCTTTTCACAAATAGAAATTGCTCACACTACACCTATTATCGCGACACATACTGGAGCTGGAGCTATAGGCTTTATGTATTACACAGAATAAACATGTTAATTACATACGATAAATGAAAAAAGAGTAGTTAGACTACTCTTTTTCATTTATCTTGATTGTAGTACTTATTATATTTGGATATCCTGCTTCTATAATTGACCATCTATTAATATTTAAATGAATAGGCATAGAAACAATTCAAAATTACCAGAACAGTAAACCACCTAAAACAACACCAGTTATAAATGCTAGAGGTATCCCAATTGGATAACCCCAACCCCATCCTCCGTAAAAGCCATAGCCATATCCTCCACGAACCCCACCAGTAGGTTGAATATAAACCATCCTTGGTGATACTCTTACTATTCTCCCTACATGTTTACGTCCATCTCTACAAGAAATGGATACTACTTTTCCGTGATAACGTTGACAAATACCATAATAGTGTGACATGCTCTTCCTCCTTCCTTCATTCAAATACACTATTACCGTATTCTAGTACAAGTGTCGTTGCTTGTACGTTTGTCTATTTTTATTAAGACCAATCTAATAAATGAATGATTACGAGGTAAAATAATATATTGTTTAAGGGGGGGATGTTAATTGGGAAGAAAAGTATTGTTTTTTGGTGATTTTGGCATAGATGATATCGTGGCACTCATTTACGCGTTTTTTGAAGATGAAATAGATATAGTTGGAATAGTAGCTGATTATGGAAATGTTACTAAGTCAACAGCACTTAGAAATGCACGGTATTTACAAGAGGTTTCACAAAGTTATGAAATACCGATAATTGCTGGAGCGGAAAGGTCTGCGTTAGGCACATCAGATGTCTTTTATCCAGAAATACACGGGGAAGAGGGGTTTGGTGGTTTTATCCCACCAGATTTAACCAACCATTTCGAGAACGATTTCGAAAATTTTCATGTAATTTATGATTTAATAGAACAATATAATGAAGATTTAATTATTGTGAATACAGGTCGATTAACTTCATTAGCTACCTCCTATATTTTATATCCAGATACAGTTGCTAAAGTAAAAGAGTTATATATAATGGGAGGTGCCTTTAATTTTCCTGGAAACGTTACCCCAATTGCCGAAGCTAACATATTTGGCGATCCATACTCAGCTAACATTGTGTTAACTTATGGACGTAATATTACAATAATTCCTTTAAATGTTACACAAAGTGCTATAATTACACCCGAGATGATAAATTTTATTGATAAACAAAACCAATTAAAACAAACCGAAATAGGAAAGATCATAAAGCCGATGTTAAATTATTATTATCAATTTTATAAGGCTCATATCCCGACTATTGAAGGAGCACCGTTGCACGACCTAATTACCTTATGGGCAATTATTAATGAAGATAAAATGTACTACGAAACTAGACCGGTGAAAGTTGTCGTTAATATCGGTGAATCTTTCGGTCAAACAATTGGAGATTTTAGACAAATGATACAACTAGCAGATTACCCAGTTCACCGGATAGGGTTAAATTATAATTATCCTGCTTTCATTAACGATGTGATAAGAGTACTTACTAGTGATGTTAACATAGAAGAAAAAACAACTTTTTAAATTTTACAAGATAAAAAGTTTTCTAATGTGAAGAAACTGTTAACAATAATCGAGGAAATTTTGAAAAACAACTTCTTTACTATACCTTTATTGTCTATTCTGATACTATTGTTGTAGCATAACTATTTAGTAGGTGAAAAGGTTGAAGAAAAATAAAATAATTGCATTTTTAATAGTTGCTCTTCTATTATTGTTAACAGCTTGTGGCACTAACAAAATTCCAAACGCGACAAATTGGGAACTTGCCGATTTTGAGCACATTAACCAAGATAATGAGCCTTTCGGACTGTCAGATATGAAAGGTAATATTACAGTAGCGACTTTAATTTTTACTAATTGTACAACAGTTTGCTCTCCGATGACAGCAAACATGTCCAAATTACAAGCAATGGCAGCTGAACAACAATTACCTGTTCAATTTTTATCTTTTTCAGTAGATCCAGAACGTGATGACCCGGATACATTAAAGGAATTTGCAGAAAGATTTGATGCGGACTTTAACAATTGGAATTTCATTACGGGTTACTCTCAAAAATATATTGAAGAGTTTGGACAGAAAAATTTTAAAACGTGGGTTGTTAAGCCTAAAAACGATCCACACGCTGAAGTTATACATGGGACTAGTTTTTATTTGATTGATCAAAACGGTATCATCGTTAAGAGCTATGATGGTATCGATGTTCCGTACGAAGAAATATTAGATCATATACAAATACTTACTAACGAATAAAGGATGTTCTATATAGAGCATCCTTTATTCTTGCTATAAAATTCATTTTATGTCACTCTCTTTCTAATTCTTCTTGTTCCATCGCTGCTTCTATCCCATCTGTTACTATAACCTCTAATTCCTTCTGAAATAATTCCTTAGAAACCTCTTGATTACATGCTAAAATCTCATCATCTTTTTTCTTCATTTAGTTGTCTCCTTTAAAAACATTTATTCTATTTATAATATATTGTTTATTAAAAGAACGATTTTTATGTTTTTTTACCATCGTGAAAGTGTCATTCATACGATGGAAATGCTATAATATAAAAAATTAATGATAAAGGGTGATATAAATGTTACGACGAATTCTCGTATGGTTGTTACCCTTATTTGTCCTTAGCCTCTTTACAAGTTGTCAGCTTAATAACGCAACAAATACGAGTATCGTGTATAATAATGCCCATGAACGGAAACATACGATTCCCGAGAAAGAATTATTTAAAGATAGTTTCTTCGAAAGAAACAGAATAGAAAATTTAGAAGAAAATAAACAAAAAGAAATAGCAATTATTGAAAAAGAAGATGTACCAATTCAATTTTTCGATAGAACTTATTCCATTGTCTTTTTTGGAGATTCATTAACAGAAGGGATAGGGGACCGAACGAATAATGGTGGTTATACAAGTTATATAAAAGAGTATTATGAAGATAAGCTATATATAGACAATGTAAAAGAGACGAACCTAGGTGTGAAGGGGAATCGAACAACTCATTTATTAGCAAGGTTAGAAAATGAGGAAATACAATCATCACTACAAAATGCAGATGTTATATTTATAACAATTGGTGGAAATGACTTAATGAAAGTTATTCGGGAAAATTTCTTATCACTTACTTTCCCTTTATTTGAAAAAGAACAACAATTATACGGTGCAAGATTAACGGAAGTACTTGAAAAAACAAGAAGTATAAACGAAAATGCAACGATTTATTTAATAGGCTTATTCAATCCGTTCTATCAATTTTTTCAGGAGATAGATGAATTTAATCAAGTTGTTACCGATTGGAATGATACGAGCATTTCTGTATTAAATCAATTTAATGATATCCAATTTATCCAAGTACAAGATATCTTTTTACAACCTGAAGAAGACCTTCTCTATGATGATCAGTTTCATCCTAATGAAAATGGGTATAGATTAATAGGCGAACGTGTGATTAAAATGTTAGAGAATACGGTCATTAGAGAGGAAGAGTTAGAGAGGGAGTAGTGGCAACAAATGTTACAAAAAATATTAACTTGGAAATTCGGCTTCATTGCACTATTAACACTAAATATTATTATTAGTTCCATTGTATTACTTTTAGTATTTCTTCCGAAAGAAAATCGTTTTAAGACTAATTATAATGATGACAGTAGAAAAAGAGTTGGTTTCACTATAAAATCTAATAAAGATGACTTAAATCAATTAATTAGCTACTATTTACAAAAAGAAACGAAACGTCCGTTAAATTACGAAGTTGTTTTAACAAATATGGTGGAGCTTAGAGGAGAAATGAAAGTATTTGAAAGAGAAATACCGCTCACGATGACATTTGACCCTCAAGTACAAGAAAATGGCGACGTCTTACTAGTTCAAGATTCTATGTCAATTGGTCGATTACAAGTACCTGTTTCAATGGTATTAAAATATGTGGCAGATAACTATCCTTTACCTGAATGGGTTTATATTAACCCATCGGATAGTACTATTTATGTTTCATTAAATGATCTCCATTTAACGAGTGATACAAAAGTTAAATTCGTCGATATTAACTTAGAACAAGATAATTTTGTTTTTCAATTATTTGTGCCTGTTGAATAGGCTGCCTTTGTGGCAGTCTATTTTTTTTGCTAAGGAAATTATAACACTGAAAAATTTATGGATAACTCCTGAAGTATATTGTTACGTCTAGCTCCGGTGCCTAAGCCCTATCAAACTTCCCATATCCGAAGTACGATAAGTCAACATCGACTCAACGCAGTTGCCAGAGCGTTTCCTTTATCTCCTACCAGAACAATCTTTTTTTACAGGCCTGTTCGAAGCGCCTACGCTTTTGTTCTTGAGAAATGCACAACGAATTAATTAGTTTTTTTTTACCTATATAGGCATTCGCCTTTCCCATTCTAGGTTAAATGAATACATTAAGTACTAGGAAAGAGGGGGAGGTGTACAGCATGGGTGCTCCTGGAGGATATGGTACAGGATTCGCGTTAATTGTTGTTCTATTTATCTTATTAGTAATTGTGGGTGCTGGTATTTTAAGATTCTAACCAGTATTCCTATATATAAACAATCACTTTAAAGGAGGTGAAAGCTATGGGTTGGGGTTGCTGTCCAACATACGGTTACGGACCAGCTGTTGCAGGTGCTGGTTATGGTGCAGGTAGCGCGTTCGTATTAATCGTAGTTCTATTCATTCTTTTAATTATTGTTGGTGCTGCTTGGTGCTAATTAAGAAAGATAAATATCAAAAAGGCATCTACTTTGTAGAAGCCTTTTTGATATTTTTATTTACTGATAAAAAAATAATGTAATAAAAATTAAGGACTTAAAAAGTGTATATCAACTTTATTACTGTTTTCAATTGGCGGTATTACTATTGCCGTATAGCTCGCATTCGCTCTAAGGTTAACCCTATTTAATTCCATTATAACTTCTTTTGTATTTGTGTTTATTATTTTTAAATCAACTGTCATCGGTGTTAGTGCTAAATATTGTGTTGTCTCTCGGTAGCTTAAATTAGGGAAAATAATATCTCCGTAAACAACTTTTACATCAATACTAGGGGATAATGGAGAATAATGTACAAAACGTAACTGGGACTCCCCAGGTTGTGTGTATAAACTATCAACTTTTTTTAGTAATTCAAATTCTTCTAGACCAACCAACGATAAAGTATAACAATTGCTCTTTCTAATATTTATCATCCTGCTTGCAAGTAATTGGTTAGTATTCGAAATGTATACATCAATCTTTTGTTCTCCTTCCTGTAAAGGTATGTAATGACTACTATGTTTAAACATTTTTTCGAGAAGGACTTGTTGGTCGTTTATATATACATCTACACTACCACTAGTTGGTGTAGCATTTAAAAACCGTACATAGGAAGTTAGATTATTAGCATGGTTTTTCGTACGATACAATGGTACATAATGCGGCTGGTATCGCTCGTATGCACTATAATGATATCGTTTAAGCATCTTAGCACCCCTTATCATTTTTCTATATGATAAAGGATATGCAAAAAAATAAATAACTTGCTGAAATTGGAAATTAAGTAAAAGACACTGAAAAAATCCCACTTACCTAATAGGTAAATAGGATGAATGTTTTTGATGTTTTCATTACATTTGTGCACGTTTAATAAATGTAATTTCTTCTTCAATTAACCCACATGCTCCACATTGAACTTTGTATTGTGGTCCTTTATACGCTAAATGAAAGGGGTCTAAATTTTCTGAGGAGAACTCGTTAAGAACTTCTCCAGTTTTTGGATCCATTTTTACACTCGTCGCCTTTTGTTCAATTATATTAAATCGTGATCTATTTGTTTTGCAATTCGGACATAAATAAGGTCCAGCCATGTCAAACCCTCCACCATTTTTTAATTAATATGGGTTAAATATTAAGTAATTATTCCATAAGAAAAAAATATCCTATTGACGAGGGTTATTTATTTGGTGAAAGCGTTGCGTAAAGTTATTTTCCATCATAATTTTTAAAATGCGCTTGTAATTGACCTTTTAGCATTTGTTTTTTCCAATCTTCTTTTTGCTTTTCTTTCTTTTTCCATTGTTGTCTTATTTCGTACGTTTGTACCCCATCTTCAATTTGATTTGCTATATCAACTAATCGTTCAACATCTAAAAATGAATATTTACGAATGCCAGATGCAGTTCTTGCCGGGAAAATAAGCTTTCTTTCTTCATAATACCGAATTTGTCTCTCAGATAATCCAGTTAATTCCCTAACAGTGCCTATGGAAATTACTTTCTTTTCTTTATATGATTTATCATCGAAATTCATCAAATTCACTTCCAATCTCATAACTTATTTCTATTATAAAATAAATTAACAGAAAAGTCTGAAGTGATGTTAGAAAATCTAACAATTAATGTATTGCTAACACAGATTCGTGTAAAAACAGCTTACAAAATTAATGTTTATGTCCTCAGCAAGCTTTACAATTTGTTTAAAAATGGCGGTGAAACTATGAGTAATGAGCTTTCAAAAGCCTTGAACTATGTGAGAAATTACTATATCTCCTATATTAGTAAAGTTGGAATTAAACTGAGAAAACCATTTGACCAATATACGATTACTGAGCTAAAGAACATCTATGACCAATTAAAGAAAGAAGAAGAACAAAATAAAAAATAGCAGTTATAGGCTGCTATTTTTTATTTTCTAGATTATTTAACCCTTTCGTTAATTTCTCAATATTAAGGTTTTCTCCAATTAACACTAAATTTAAAGGAACTTTAACAATTTCTTTTATATATAACGGTGTACCATATGAGTACTGAAATAAATAAATGCTTGATGTATGTTCAAATTTAAGATAACCTTTAATTCGATAAATATTGTCCGGTAAATTTCTAACCCAATTTTCAAATTCATCGAGATCAATCTCATGGGTGAATTGATAAACAAAAGTTCTTAAATTTAATTTTTCTTGTACGTGGAGTGAATGATGACTTTTACGCTCAACACTGTCTAAACCCTTCCAACTATTTGAAGGGATTTTTGCGAATGTTGTTAGGATATATTTTGCATTATTATTAATCTGTTGAATTTCAAAAAGAATAGATGATACTTCTGACTCGGAAAGTAAATCTGTTTT from Sutcliffiella cohnii encodes:
- a CDS encoding anthrax toxin lethal factor-related metalloendopeptidase, encoding MWKRTSTILFLTSILLLPALWKAFASVDAISLKDYPSSQLNLLLEDVPNRELLNKIILLPPSEFSYEETAKMITTISVIPETILFSLVQQHVQLYLFEGSLTEVKGFEHLKGTKPRGYSSQGPTWDDVPGIGGSKLVLAKIGHSNIGQGHGSINLELHELAHSIDRFVYGNVRYNEDFIKIWKKEAPILFPNQTYFLHFIEEYFAETFAMYYLNEQTNEHLLNLAPLTHKFFEDSTNIKNSMNLSIYY
- a CDS encoding thymidylate synthase, which codes for MKQYLDLCEHILQNGTKKEDRTGTGTISTFGYQMRFNLQEGFPLVTTKKLHLRSIIHELLWFLKGDTNIAYLKDNGVRIWNEWADENGDLGPVYGYQWRSWPTSTGESIDQITNLIHQIKTNPDSRRLIVSAWNVEHVDSMALPPCHTMFQFYVADGKLSCQLYQRSADVFLGVPFNIASYALLTLMVAQVCDLEPGDFVHTLGDAHIYTNHIDQVKLQLEREPRPLPKMNINKEVTSIFDYKFEDFTLEDYDPHPHIKGVVSV
- a CDS encoding dihydrofolate reductase; amino-acid sequence: MIQFIVAYDRNKVIGKDNDLPWRLPADLAYFKRITMGSTIVMGRKTFESIGKPLPGRRNVIVTKQKDYNVDGCEVIHSIDEIQKWNEDCFVIGGASIFEQAMPIADRLFITYIDEEFEGDTLFPPIDISNWSLISEEKGPKNEKNPYDYYFQVYKRNSH
- a CDS encoding lysophospholipid acyltransferase family protein → MSLLRTVWWFIFFFGYLLYSLPTLKKLKKLPHTLTEEEKREITHRLPKNWAKNLVQLTRTKVSVSGEDNIPPGPVLLVSNHQGNFDVPILLGYINKPFGFISKIEVKKIPLISRWMEVMECVFLDRTDRRKAIMSIRDGVEKMKAGNSIVLFPEGTRSKGSKMNEFKTGGLRLAIDSKVPIVPIKISGSYVIMEKSKWGFQPGNVSVVIGEPITLPEGKIDSKELAVQLQNVIEQLK
- the iadA gene encoding beta-aspartyl-peptidase, which encodes MIKIIKGADVYTPSYIGKKDVLIVGGKIEAVEEEIIVESNCAQIEVINGFDQYLVPGFIDAHVHIMGGGGEGSYRTRTPETTLTDATTSGITTVVGVIGTDGTTRTMASLLAKCRALEEEGITSYIYTGSYQVPVKTLTDTIENDLILIDKIIGSGEIAIADHRSSQPTFEEMAKIASASRIGGMLSGKSGIVNIHVGAGKSKLSLLEKVVDETDIPITQFYPTHINRNREVFEEGVRWALKGGYVDFTTSTVQRFLSNGEVSCATALSEMLKAGVSLDQITFTSDAQGSLPEFNENGDLIGLQVGKLSSLFEAVKKAVVDYNIPLEQALAVITKNPAKILKLNNKGEIQKGKDADLLLLDKNLTIMSVIAKGNVMIKDKHIIKKGTFE
- a CDS encoding DUF2535 family protein, whose amino-acid sequence is MLWKSLEFTNEVGQKVKVTEIPVLEDDSTYHFMVAGKLQIFLTKIMRETTPKAYYSFREYLKSVLKWPVYCQIVQKDEMKSNV
- a CDS encoding DegV family protein — its product is MSKVKIVTDSTVDIEQSILSRLQIEVVPLTITIDKESYEDRIDISPPEFMQKMATSEELPKSSQPSVGKFVDVYNRLGEDGSSIISIHMTGGMSGTVASAETAANISEADVTVIDSRFISFALSFQVVEAAQMALDGKTKEEIINQIEKIRNKTQLFITVDTLDNLVKGGRIGRGKALIGSLLNIKPIASLDDGVYTPVTKVRSHSQIVKFLTKRFVEDTTGKVIKGVGIAHASALPLAEAIKESIIKATGFSQIEIAHTTPIIATHTGAGAIGFMYYTE
- a CDS encoding nucleoside hydrolase yields the protein MGRKVLFFGDFGIDDIVALIYAFFEDEIDIVGIVADYGNVTKSTALRNARYLQEVSQSYEIPIIAGAERSALGTSDVFYPEIHGEEGFGGFIPPDLTNHFENDFENFHVIYDLIEQYNEDLIIVNTGRLTSLATSYILYPDTVAKVKELYIMGGAFNFPGNVTPIAEANIFGDPYSANIVLTYGRNITIIPLNVTQSAIITPEMINFIDKQNQLKQTEIGKIIKPMLNYYYQFYKAHIPTIEGAPLHDLITLWAIINEDKMYYETRPVKVVVNIGESFGQTIGDFRQMIQLADYPVHRIGLNYNYPAFINDVIRVLTSDVNIEEKTTF
- a CDS encoding SCO family protein, coding for MKKNKIIAFLIVALLLLLTACGTNKIPNATNWELADFEHINQDNEPFGLSDMKGNITVATLIFTNCTTVCSPMTANMSKLQAMAAEQQLPVQFLSFSVDPERDDPDTLKEFAERFDADFNNWNFITGYSQKYIEEFGQKNFKTWVVKPKNDPHAEVIHGTSFYLIDQNGIIVKSYDGIDVPYEEILDHIQILTNE
- a CDS encoding SGNH/GDSL hydrolase family protein, whose protein sequence is MLRRILVWLLPLFVLSLFTSCQLNNATNTSIVYNNAHERKHTIPEKELFKDSFFERNRIENLEENKQKEIAIIEKEDVPIQFFDRTYSIVFFGDSLTEGIGDRTNNGGYTSYIKEYYEDKLYIDNVKETNLGVKGNRTTHLLARLENEEIQSSLQNADVIFITIGGNDLMKVIRENFLSLTFPLFEKEQQLYGARLTEVLEKTRSINENATIYLIGLFNPFYQFFQEIDEFNQVVTDWNDTSISVLNQFNDIQFIQVQDIFLQPEEDLLYDDQFHPNENGYRLIGERVIKMLENTVIREEELERE
- a CDS encoding YpmS family protein, which produces MLQKILTWKFGFIALLTLNIIISSIVLLLVFLPKENRFKTNYNDDSRKRVGFTIKSNKDDLNQLISYYLQKETKRPLNYEVVLTNMVELRGEMKVFEREIPLTMTFDPQVQENGDVLLVQDSMSIGRLQVPVSMVLKYVADNYPLPEWVYINPSDSTIYVSLNDLHLTSDTKVKFVDINLEQDNFVFQLFVPVE
- a CDS encoding YjcZ family sporulation protein gives rise to the protein MGAPGGYGTGFALIVVLFILLVIVGAGILRF
- a CDS encoding YjcZ family sporulation protein — protein: MGWGCCPTYGYGPAVAGAGYGAGSAFVLIVVLFILLIIVGAAWC
- a CDS encoding DUF4397 domain-containing protein, whose translation is MLKRYHYSAYERYQPHYVPLYRTKNHANNLTSYVRFLNATPTSGSVDVYINDQQVLLEKMFKHSSHYIPLQEGEQKIDVYISNTNQLLASRMINIRKSNCYTLSLVGLEEFELLKKVDSLYTQPGESQLRFVHYSPLSPSIDVKVVYGDIIFPNLSYRETTQYLALTPMTVDLKIINTNTKEVIMELNRVNLRANASYTAIVIPPIENSNKVDIHFLSP